Proteins encoded in a region of the Atopobium sp. oral taxon 416 genome:
- a CDS encoding carboxymuconolactone decarboxylase family protein, whose translation MKQTAGRDQLGNFAPEFAHLNDDILFGEVWDQKALSTKTKCMLTVTTLMAQGVTGSSLLYHLQNVKKHGVTRAEIAALITHVTMYAGWPKGWAVFNLAKQVWTEDEEGAVTSPEGLPEDFPMGDPSTAYAKYFIGNSYLAPLGDVQLGACNMTFEPGCRSNWHVHHKGGQVLICIAGEGWYQEWGKPAQKLVPGDVVSIEPEVKHWHGAQKDSWFQHIVLAVPAEGATNEWLEPVEDKDYLALA comes from the coding sequence ATGAAGCAGACAGCAGGACGCGACCAGCTCGGGAACTTCGCTCCGGAGTTCGCCCATCTGAATGACGATATCCTCTTCGGGGAGGTGTGGGATCAAAAGGCGCTGTCCACGAAGACGAAGTGCATGCTCACGGTCACGACCCTCATGGCACAGGGCGTCACGGGCTCCTCGCTGCTCTACCATCTCCAGAATGTAAAGAAGCACGGCGTGACCCGCGCCGAGATCGCTGCCCTCATCACCCACGTCACGATGTATGCCGGTTGGCCGAAGGGCTGGGCTGTGTTCAACCTTGCCAAGCAGGTCTGGACCGAGGACGAGGAAGGCGCTGTGACCTCTCCTGAGGGCCTCCCCGAGGATTTCCCGATGGGAGATCCGAGCACGGCCTATGCGAAGTACTTCATCGGCAACAGCTATCTTGCGCCTCTCGGAGATGTTCAGCTCGGTGCCTGCAACATGACGTTCGAGCCAGGCTGCCGCAGCAACTGGCACGTGCACCACAAGGGCGGCCAGGTCCTCATCTGCATCGCAGGCGAGGGCTGGTACCAGGAGTGGGGCAAGCCTGCCCAGAAGCTCGTGCCCGGCGATGTCGTGAGCATCGAGCCTGAGGTCAAGCACTGGCATGGGGCCCAGAAGGACTCCTGGTTCCAGCATATTGTCCTTGCCGTGCCGGCAGAGGGCGCTACGAACGAGTGGCTCGAGCCGGTCGAGGACAAGGACTATCTGGCACTTGCCTGA
- a CDS encoding DUF6273 domain-containing protein, with protein sequence MQETSDKPGTDGLEIIEFEQFDTSFAVSPTDEGKTRRRYMTLLAESEGERSQKTRLSDVQLLHVQNTEGASFVLKRLYPVPQDADPFARRGREAALFEEYRNQLAVSQLKGFPDVFGYGVTHAGDPGILMEWIAGQTLRDAAASDLTPPRGKGGDAPGTAVAAIALSILQTLISTEYLEGTFVHRDISPKNIMIQIDDGVPFKDGKEPECCLIDLGSSIFMRRDDASFTTMMDVWRTATPEYAPPEILALNDRSQILARRSPSIDIYALASVLYELYAGTTPFRLAGHPGEDACLIKTQPEPIPLKPRGPEDRGLTDAIMSCIKVSQAERPNARILFREIAVWQKETTDRASTLHHEEIPSRRSGTRLWTSEHQETQKRFQKIQTEMAGSSAVASQASTRHPVITRRSLLISAGVVAAAAVTGFGAYVALRPKSWSEISDIASTIASAGSLDEAASIAHDRGIADEDGSVTDGLTKSIALADGTTTAAQVVGYWHDDTEDGGKAGLTFAFTNPIAARAMADASMPEGGWEQCNMRSWLAEDFMDSLPDELSGIIVPAVKLTNNARSTRTASSITSTTDAIWLFSMAELDGTRTAETFASGYGYLADIVNAEDTQYGC encoded by the coding sequence ATGCAGGAAACGAGCGATAAGCCCGGCACGGACGGGCTCGAGATAATCGAGTTCGAGCAGTTCGATACCTCGTTTGCCGTGAGCCCCACCGATGAGGGGAAGACAAGGCGCCGCTATATGACGCTCCTCGCAGAGTCAGAAGGAGAGCGCAGCCAGAAAACGCGCCTGAGCGACGTGCAGCTGCTCCATGTGCAGAACACGGAGGGCGCATCGTTTGTGCTGAAGCGCCTCTACCCCGTGCCGCAGGATGCAGATCCGTTCGCACGACGCGGCCGCGAGGCTGCGCTCTTCGAAGAATACCGAAACCAGCTCGCTGTCTCGCAGCTCAAGGGATTTCCCGATGTCTTCGGTTACGGCGTGACGCATGCCGGCGACCCCGGCATCCTGATGGAATGGATCGCGGGCCAGACGCTCAGGGACGCAGCCGCAAGCGACCTCACCCCCCCCCGAGGGAAGGGTGGCGACGCGCCAGGCACGGCCGTTGCCGCCATCGCACTTTCCATCCTCCAGACGCTCATCTCGACCGAATATCTCGAGGGCACGTTCGTGCACCGCGACATCTCTCCGAAAAACATCATGATCCAGATAGACGATGGAGTGCCGTTCAAAGATGGAAAGGAGCCCGAGTGCTGCCTCATCGACCTCGGCAGCTCTATCTTCATGCGCAGGGACGACGCGAGCTTCACGACGATGATGGATGTGTGGCGTACCGCGACGCCGGAATACGCACCGCCCGAGATACTGGCCCTGAACGACAGGAGCCAAATCCTTGCAAGGCGCTCTCCCTCGATCGACATCTACGCCCTTGCAAGCGTGCTCTATGAGCTGTACGCAGGGACGACGCCGTTCCGCCTTGCCGGCCATCCCGGCGAGGATGCCTGCCTCATAAAGACGCAGCCAGAGCCCATTCCCCTGAAGCCGCGTGGGCCGGAAGATCGTGGCCTCACGGATGCCATCATGTCCTGCATCAAGGTATCCCAGGCAGAGCGTCCGAATGCCCGTATCCTCTTCCGCGAGATTGCTGTCTGGCAGAAGGAGACGACCGACAGAGCCTCGACTCTTCACCATGAGGAGATTCCATCGCGCAGGAGCGGCACGCGCCTCTGGACCTCAGAGCATCAGGAGACTCAGAAGCGCTTCCAGAAGATCCAGACAGAAATGGCAGGAAGCTCTGCTGTGGCCTCGCAGGCTTCCACAAGGCATCCTGTCATTACAAGAAGAAGCCTTTTGATCAGTGCCGGTGTCGTCGCCGCTGCTGCTGTAACCGGATTCGGTGCCTATGTGGCGCTGCGTCCGAAGAGCTGGAGCGAGATCTCAGACATCGCTTCCACCATTGCCTCTGCCGGAAGCCTGGACGAAGCCGCCTCGATTGCGCATGACAGGGGAATCGCCGACGAGGATGGCTCTGTCACAGACGGCCTCACGAAGAGCATCGCACTCGCAGATGGCACGACCACCGCAGCCCAGGTCGTCGGCTACTGGCACGACGATACGGAGGATGGCGGAAAGGCAGGCCTCACATTTGCCTTCACGAACCCGATTGCAGCCCGCGCAATGGCAGATGCGTCCATGCCCGAAGGCGGCTGGGAGCAGTGCAACATGAGGAGCTGGCTCGCAGAGGACTTCATGGACAGCCTTCCGGACGAGCTATCCGGTATCATCGTCCCCGCCGTGAAGCTCACGAACAATGCCAGATCCACACGCACTGCCAGCTCTATCACATCCACGACCGACGCAATCTGGCTCTTCTCGATGGCAGAGCTTGACGGCACGCGCACGGCCGAGACGTTCGCATCCGGTTATGGCTATCTTGCCGACATCGTGAATGCCGAAGACACGCAGTATGGGTGCTAG
- a CDS encoding FHA domain-containing protein, with protein sequence MQDYASNVLELTINTTETNFGPAFPKAESDQESDAQLGLMRIVNGKAQPPIEELTCDPAGTVIGALATGPHAITNVGFDVSRNYLRIWRENGTWWVKGLSSTNGTTPISGDSRKIYTIEPPRAQREPGKDYGPVEISMSDTLCLGTTIRFLVMDLAGSDRDTRKVHDAGNER encoded by the coding sequence GTGCAGGACTATGCATCGAATGTCCTCGAGCTCACGATCAATACGACCGAGACCAATTTCGGTCCAGCCTTCCCGAAGGCAGAAAGCGACCAGGAAAGCGATGCACAGCTTGGCCTCATGCGCATCGTCAATGGCAAGGCACAGCCCCCAATCGAGGAGCTCACATGCGATCCTGCCGGCACGGTCATCGGCGCTCTTGCCACCGGCCCGCATGCAATAACGAACGTGGGCTTCGACGTATCTCGAAACTACCTGCGCATCTGGCGCGAGAACGGGACCTGGTGGGTGAAGGGGCTCAGCTCCACGAATGGCACGACCCCCATCTCGGGCGACAGCAGGAAGATCTATACGATCGAGCCTCCCCGCGCACAGCGAGAGCCGGGCAAGGACTATGGCCCTGTCGAGATCTCCATGAGCGACACGCTCTGTCTTGGCACGACGATACGGTTCTTGGTGATGGACCTTGCAGGATCGGACAGGGATACGCGGAAGGTGCACGATGCAGGAAACGAGCGATAA